From the genome of Halobacteriovorax marinus SJ:
CTTACCCATCCTTTGAAGATTTCAAGTGCTTTTTCTTCACCATTGTGAGCAACAACAGATGCCGCGAGAGACTGAGTATAAGAGCTTCCTGAAGTTCTTACACATAATCTACCTTGCCACTTTTTACTTGCAAGTTGAGAGTAAGTAGAAAGCTCGCTTCGTGAAACAGTATTCTTGTTATACATGATAAGTCTTGATCTATAAAAAATTGTGAACCAATTCTTATTCGTTTCAATGAAGTTTGCAGGAACATTTTTTTCAACAAGCTTAGAGTTGAAAGGTTGGTAAATTCCTTCGTTAGTTGCAAGCGTATGATAAGCAAGATCTTTGTCTAAGTGAAGATCTGCTTCAGTGTTCACGCCTTCTTCTTTAATTCTTTTAATAAGATCTTTACTCTTTCCACTTACAACTTTGATTTCAATACCAGTTCTTTCTGTGAATGGTTTAAAAACAGCTTGTAGTTGGTCACCTGGGTAAACAGAGTAGATCGTTAAAGATTTAGCTGCGAATACATTTGTACTAAAAAGTACAAAAGCTAATAGAAAAGTTTTTAATGTCATGTTCATTCTTTGCTCCATAGTTGTAAATTTGTTTAGAGCTATATATGAAATGAATGTTTGGGTTGTCAAACAAAAGCGACAGGCTTAAGTAAGTATGAATAATTTCTGCTACTTAAGCCTTGGTGAAGTTATAATTGAAGTGAGATAGTTATGATCGTATCGTTAAGATTAATCTTATCTAATACATCTAAACCATCAACTACTTGACCAAACACTGTATAGTTTGAATCTAAATGAGTTAGCGTTGTTAAAGCTATATAGAACTGTGAATCGGCACTATCAATGTCTTCTGGCTTACGGGCCATTGCAACTGTTCCCTTGATATGTTGAAGTTTATTAAATTCAGCCTTAAGTTTTACTCCACTTCCACCGTTACCTGTACCTGTAGGATCTCCAGCTTGAATTAAAAATTTAGGATGTACTCGATGGAACTTTAGCCCGTCGTAGAAGCCCTCTTGAACCAATTGAAGAAAGCGAGTTACGGTGTTTGGTGCATCTTTTGGATAGAGTTTTATAACAATATTTCCCTTGGCCGTTTTTAAGATAACAGATTCGGCGGAAAGCCCGCTATCACTGACTTTAAGGTCGCTTGCAGTAATGCTTTTTGTAGCATTTATTTCGTTAGGAATGACTTGTTTTTTCTTTTCACTACATGAATTGAAAAAGATAAGGGCGAGAATTGGGAGAATTTTGATAATTTTCATAAAACCTACAGTTTTTTAAATGTTTTTTATAGTAAATAGTAGTGCTGACTAATGGCTCCTATAATTAGGGGCTTAAGTCAATAAAATCACACAATAGAATTATGGAAAAAAAAGTAAAAAAACACAAATATTTTTAAAATCTTTGTTGACAGGTGAGCAGGAAACTCATAAATTACGTCTCACATCGAAACAACAAGTTTTGGAAACGCACGGGGGTGTAGCTCAGTTGGGAGAGCACTTGCTTTGCACGCAAGGGG
Proteins encoded in this window:
- a CDS encoding extracellular solute-binding protein: MNMTLKTFLLAFVLFSTNVFAAKSLTIYSVYPGDQLQAVFKPFTERTGIEIKVVSGKSKDLIKRIKEEGVNTEADLHLDKDLAYHTLATNEGIYQPFNSKLVEKNVPANFIETNKNWFTIFYRSRLIMYNKNTVSRSELSTYSQLASKKWQGRLCVRTSGSSYTQSLAASVVAHNGEEKALEIFKGWVRNLSMEVTSSDRDMIRAIAAGKCDVALVNSYYLVPFIEENPDYPVRPFFANQGSSNAHVNGVGIGIVKHSTKLKEATMLLEYLSSAEVQAPVANAFNQYPVNPKAQISAQLQDFGSFNVDSTNVGTIGNLIESAKRLMKEAQYK
- a CDS encoding peptidylprolyl isomerase; the encoded protein is MKIIKILPILALIFFNSCSEKKKQVIPNEINATKSITASDLKVSDSGLSAESVILKTAKGNIVIKLYPKDAPNTVTRFLQLVQEGFYDGLKFHRVHPKFLIQAGDPTGTGNGGSGVKLKAEFNKLQHIKGTVAMARKPEDIDSADSQFYIALTTLTHLDSNYTVFGQVVDGLDVLDKINLNDTIITISLQL